The Deinococcus sonorensis KR-87 genome includes a window with the following:
- a CDS encoding NAD-dependent epimerase/dehydratase family protein: protein MKLALDSKIFVTGHNEVVGGAIVRHLRQLGYHNIVVRDDDAPAAWEPAAVNAFFEAHLPDYVFLAPISLGGVLDDSLTPATWLRQALMMMSSVIHAAYLYESERLLCIDCDPTLFDARVVNRDADYLQAELIAESQRAREAASTIMTELCDSYRTQYGCHFSSAVATGLYGPGLRLDAPRGNLVSALFRKVIQAAETGQPQVQLHGHPDLPCEALYIDDLADACLFLIEQLSEPGTIGIRQREPHTLVQLAECVGRVTGYTGRFCFDDSTPLPPPRRQGDPERLIRAGWVPDTSLEGGFRKTYRWYQRHAGTVSTV from the coding sequence GTGAAACTCGCGCTCGACTCCAAAATCTTTGTGACCGGACACAACGAGGTTGTGGGGGGAGCGATTGTCCGGCACCTGCGTCAGCTGGGGTACCACAACATCGTGGTGCGCGACGACGATGCCCCGGCCGCCTGGGAGCCGGCCGCCGTGAACGCCTTCTTCGAGGCGCACCTGCCGGATTACGTGTTCCTGGCCCCCATCAGCCTGGGCGGGGTGCTGGACGACAGCCTGACGCCCGCCACCTGGCTGCGGCAGGCCCTGATGATGATGAGCAGCGTGATTCACGCCGCCTACCTCTACGAGAGCGAGCGGCTGCTGTGCATCGACTGCGACCCGACCCTCTTCGACGCGCGGGTGGTGAACCGCGACGCCGATTACCTGCAGGCCGAGCTGATCGCCGAGAGCCAGCGCGCCCGGGAGGCGGCCAGCACCATCATGACCGAGCTGTGCGACAGCTACCGCACCCAGTACGGCTGCCACTTCTCCAGCGCGGTGGCCACCGGCCTGTACGGGCCGGGGCTGCGGCTGGACGCCCCCAGAGGCAACCTGGTGAGCGCCCTGTTCCGCAAGGTGATCCAGGCGGCCGAGACGGGCCAGCCGCAGGTGCAGCTGCACGGCCACCCGGACCTGCCGTGTGAGGCGCTGTACATCGACGACCTCGCCGACGCCTGCCTGTTCCTGATCGAGCAGCTCTCGGAGCCCGGCACCATCGGCATCCGGCAGCGGGAGCCGCACACCCTGGTGCAGCTGGCCGAATGCGTGGGCCGCGTGACCGGCTACACCGGCCGTTTCTGCTTCGACGACAGCACCCCGCTGCCGCCGCCACGCCGTCAGGGCGACCCGGAGCGGCTGATCCGGGCCGGCTGGGTGCCGGACACCTCGCTGGAGGGCGGCTTCCGCAAGACCTACCGCTGGTACCAGCGGCACGCCGGCACCGTCAGCACGGTATAA
- a CDS encoding uracil-DNA glycosylase: MTQQPQQMLRSVGSDRAVVPGWTNIVPGVKDAIELQLDLQESDMKREQALLLIEFWATPENLTLQSLLPVRAFVGEPKGWCVFLPAQGRVFIRAIDPQPSPPLLAAHGINLDPQTPVGTTVHVKVEFPKAAPGSN; encoded by the coding sequence ATGACCCAGCAACCTCAACAGATGCTCCGCAGCGTAGGCAGTGACCGGGCGGTGGTGCCCGGCTGGACCAACATCGTACCGGGCGTGAAGGACGCCATCGAACTGCAGCTGGACCTGCAGGAGAGCGACATGAAGCGCGAGCAGGCGCTGCTGCTGATCGAGTTCTGGGCCACGCCAGAAAACCTGACGCTGCAGTCGCTGCTGCCGGTGCGCGCCTTCGTGGGCGAGCCGAAAGGCTGGTGCGTGTTTCTGCCGGCGCAGGGACGGGTGTTCATCCGGGCCATTGACCCGCAGCCGAGCCCCCCGCTGCTGGCCGCCCACGGCATCAACCTGGACCCGCAGACGCCGGTGGGCACCACCGTGCACGTCAAGGTGGAGTTTCCCAAAGCAGCGCCCGGCAGCAACTGA
- the tdh gene encoding L-threonine 3-dehydrogenase has protein sequence MTALIKEHAREGIWMRQVPVPEPGPNDLLIRVRKSSICGTDVHIYNWDAWSSQTIPLGMVVGHEYVGTVAGMGSEVRGFQMGDRVSGEGHITCGHCRNCRAGRRHLCRNTQGVGVNRPGSFAEYLVIPAFNAFRIPENIPDDVAAIFDPFGNAVHTALSFDLVAEDVLITGAGPIGVMAAAIARHAGARNVVITDVNDYRLDLARQMGATRAVNVAREDLWTVAQTELGMTEGFDVGLEMSGNGAAFRQLLHSMNHGGKVALLGIPAGDVQIDWNDVIFKGLTLKGIYGREMFETWYKMAALVQSGLDLSPVITHHYGIQDFQQGFDMMRGGQSGKVILDWE, from the coding sequence ATGACCGCCCTCATCAAGGAACACGCCCGCGAGGGCATCTGGATGCGTCAGGTTCCAGTTCCGGAACCGGGCCCCAACGACCTGCTGATCCGGGTCCGCAAAAGCAGCATCTGCGGCACCGACGTGCACATCTACAACTGGGACGCCTGGTCCAGCCAGACGATTCCGCTGGGCATGGTGGTGGGTCACGAGTACGTGGGCACCGTGGCCGGCATGGGCAGTGAGGTGCGTGGTTTCCAGATGGGGGACCGGGTCAGCGGGGAAGGGCACATCACCTGCGGGCACTGCCGCAACTGCCGCGCCGGCCGCCGCCACCTGTGCCGCAACACCCAGGGGGTGGGCGTCAACCGCCCCGGCAGCTTCGCCGAGTACCTGGTGATTCCGGCCTTCAACGCCTTCCGCATCCCCGAGAACATCCCCGACGACGTGGCGGCCATTTTCGACCCGTTCGGGAACGCGGTGCACACGGCGCTCAGCTTCGATCTGGTGGCCGAGGACGTGCTGATCACCGGGGCCGGCCCCATCGGGGTGATGGCGGCGGCCATCGCGCGGCACGCCGGGGCCCGCAACGTGGTCATTACCGACGTCAACGATTACCGCCTGGACCTTGCCCGGCAGATGGGCGCCACCCGCGCCGTGAACGTGGCGCGCGAGGACCTGTGGACCGTGGCGCAGACGGAACTCGGCATGACCGAGGGCTTCGACGTGGGCCTGGAGATGAGCGGCAACGGGGCGGCGTTCCGTCAGCTGCTGCACAGCATGAACCACGGCGGCAAGGTGGCGCTGCTGGGCATCCCGGCCGGCGACGTGCAGATCGACTGGAACGACGTGATCTTCAAGGGCCTGACCTTGAAGGGCATCTACGGCCGCGAGATGTTCGAGACGTGGTACAAGATGGCGGCGCTGGTGCAGTCGGGCCTGGACCTGAGCCCGGTCATCACGCACCACTACGGCATCCAGGACTTCCAGCAGGGCTTTGACATGATGCGCGGCGGCCAGAGCGGCAAGGTCATCCTGGACTGGGAATAA